One window of the Eucalyptus grandis isolate ANBG69807.140 chromosome 6, ASM1654582v1, whole genome shotgun sequence genome contains the following:
- the LOC104435349 gene encoding LOW QUALITY PROTEIN: protein ACTIVITY OF BC1 COMPLEX KINASE 3, chloroplastic (The sequence of the model RefSeq protein was modified relative to this genomic sequence to represent the inferred CDS: inserted 1 base in 1 codon), which produces MACAANATVYSSELLSRPIKAVGRTLEILVSLGSFAIKLLLDQSNGQIDQNKRKRGAELRRIFTRLGPTFVKIGQGLSTRPDLCPPKYLEELSELQDALPTFPDTEAFASIEKELGLTLDSIFSSISPSPIAPIAAASLGQVYKARLRYSNQLVAVKVQGSGIEEAIGLDFYLIRGLGILINKYVDIITSDVVALIDEFARRVXQELNYMQEGQNARRFKKLYADKADVLVPDIFWDYTSGKVLTMEWVDGIKLNEQEAIERQGLKVLDLVNAAFGPRLAVLLEYGYFHADPHPGNLLVTPDGKLAFLDSGMMSETPEDERLAIIGHVVHLVNRDYEAMACDYYALDFLAPDVDLAPIVPALWNFFDDALNATVSELNFKTLVDGLGAILYQYPFNGDLCLY; this is translated from the exons ATGGCATGCGCCGCCAATGCCACCGTTTACTCTTCCGAGCTCCTCTCTCGCCCTatcaag GCG gtgGGGAGAACGCTGGAGATATTGGTCTCGCTAGGTTCTTTCGCGATTAAGCTGTTGTTGGATCAAAGCAATGGACAAATTGATCAGAATAAGAGGAAGCGAGGTGCTGAGTTGAGAAGAATTTTTACGAGATTGGGGCCGACTTTCGTTAAAATAGGGCAGGGGCTGTCGACAAGGCCCGATCTCTGCCCTCCCAAGTACTTGGAGGAGCTCTCTGAACTTCAG GATGCTCTGCCCACATTCCCAGACACCGAAGCATTTGCCTCCATTGAGAAAGAGTTGGGGCTGACCCTTGATTCAATTTTCTCGTCTATATCCCCTTCTCCAATAGCTCCAATAGCTGCAGCAAGTTTAGGGCAAGTTTACAAAGCGCGGCTGAGATATTCTAATCAATTAGTTGCTGTAAAAGTGCAAGGATCAGGTATTGAAGAAGCTATAGGACTAGACTTCTACCTGATAAGAGGtcttggaattctcatcaataAATACGTCGACATAATTACCAGTGATGTTGTTGCTCTTATTGATGAATTTGCTCGAAGAG TTCAGGAGCTCAACTACATGCAG GAGGGGCAGAATGCAAGGAGGTTTAAGAAGTTGTACGCTGACAAGGCAGATGTCCTTGTCCCTGATATTTTTTGGGATTATACAAGTGGCAAAGTGTTAACAATGGAATGGGTGGATGGAATCAAACTAAATGAGCAGGAAGCAATTGAGAGACAAGGTTTAAAAGTTCTGGATTTGGTGAATGCAGCATTCGGCCCGAGACTCGCAGTTTTGCTTGAGTATGGATATTTTCATGCAGATCCTCATCCTGGTAATCTTTTGGTGACACCTGATGGTAAACttgcttttcttgattctgGGATGATGAGTGAGACCCCGGAGGACGAGAGGCTTGCTATAATCGGTCATGTGGTTCATCTCGTTAATCGGGATTACGAAGCTATGGCTTGTGACTACTATGCTCTAGATTTTCTTGCACCTGATGTGGATCTAGCGCCAATTGTGCCAGCTCTTTGGAACTTTTTTGATGATGCGCTTAATGCAACTGTTAGTGAACTGAACTTCAAAACCTTAGTTGATGGCTTGGGCGCTATTTTGTATCAGTATCCTTTCAATGGTGATTTGTGCCTCTATTGA
- the LOC104448469 gene encoding protein DETOXIFICATION 18 isoform X2, with protein sequence MTSDHSLPLLQPALHEEEEGGGGEPSIARRLTWWQKVLDEEEAKKQVLFSMPMILTNLFYYGILLASVMFAGHLDELDLAGATLANSWATVTGFAFMTGLSGALETLCGQGFGAKLYRTLGIHLQASCIVSLFFSILISILWFFTEPVLILLHQDTQISKTAALYMKFLIPGIFAYGFLQNILRFLQTQSIVLPLVILSVVPFVIHIGIAYALVHWTVLGFEGAPLAASISLWLSVFMLAIYVTCSKRCKNSWEGISFESFSYIFTNLRLALPSAAMVCLEYWAFEILVLLAGLMKNSETTTSLIAMCTRVSNELGADNTDRAKNAMAVTLKLSILLAVAFVLALAFGHSVWAGLFSDSSSIITEFGSMTPLLAISITLDSVQGVLSGVARGCGWQHLAVYVNLVTFFCMGVPIAVLLGFKLNLNVKGLWIGLICGLSSQTATLLVITLRTKWSRMDLSVDMDKEDPRIPYQT encoded by the exons ATGACTTCAGATCATTCCTTGCCCCTGCTTCAACCTGCTcttcatgaagaagaagaaggaggaggaggagaacccTCCATCGCAAGGAGACTCACATGGTGGCAAAAGGTGTTGGACGAGGAAGAAGCCAAGAAGCAAGTGCTGTTCTCGATGCCCATGATCCTTACCAACCTTTTCTACTACGGGATCCTTTTGGCCTCCGTCATGTTCGCCGGCCACCTCGacgagctcgacctcgccggtgcCACCCTTGCCAACTCCTGGGCCACCGTCACCGGCTTCGCCTTCATG ACCGGCTTGAGTGGAGCACTTGAAACTCTATGCGGACAAGGATTTGGAGCAAAGTTATATCGAACATTGGGAATTCATCTGCAAGCTTCCTGCATTGTATCATTGTTCTTCTCCATCCTAATCTCCATACTTTGGTTCTTCACCGAGCCTGTATTGATCCTGCTTCATCAAGATACGCAAATTTCGAAAACAGCAGCTCTCTACATGAAATTCCTCATCCCGGGAATTTTCGCATATGGGTTTCTGCAGAATATCCTGAGGTTCCTACAGACGCAAAGTATTGTATTACCACTGGTGATTCTCTCGGTTGTTCCGTTTGTTATTCACATAGGCATTGCGTATGCCTTGGTCCACTGGACAGTGCTGGGTTTCGAGGGAGCTCCTTTGGCtgcttcaatttctttgtggcTCTCAGTTTTTATGTTGGCCATTTACGTGACTTGTTCAAAGCGATGCAAGAATTCGTGGGAAGGAATTTCGTTCGAGTCATTCAGCTACATCTTCACTAATTTGAGATTGGCATTGCCTTCGGCTGCAATGGTTTG CTTGGAATATTGGGCCTTCGAGATTCTGGTTTTACTAGCAGGACTAATGAAGAACTCCGAAACAACTACTTCCTTGATTGCGATGTG CACAAGGGTGTCCAATGAGTTGGGAGCCGACAACACTGACCGAGCAAAGAACGCAATGGCTGTGACGCTTAAGCTCTCTATCTTGCTAGCAGTAGCATTTGTACTGGCTTTAGCCTTCGGACACAGCGTTTGGGCGGGCCTGTTCAGCGACAGCAGCTCCATCATAACAGAATTCGGCTCGATGACGCCCTTGCTTGCCATCTCCATCACGCTTGATTCTGTCCAAGGGGTCTTATCAG GGGTGGCTCGGGGATGTGGGTGGCAGCATCTAGCCGTGTACGTCAACTTGGTGACTTTCTTCTGCATGGGGGTTCCGATTGCGGTCCTTCTCGGGTTCAAGTTGAATCTAAATGTCAAG GGTTTGTGGATAGGCCTGATCTGTGGTCTCTCCTCGCAAACTGCCACACTCCTGGTGATCACCCTCCGGACAAAGTGGAGCAGAATGGATCTCTCGGTCGACATGGATAAGGAAGATCCTCGTATCCCGTATCAAACATAG
- the LOC104448469 gene encoding protein DETOXIFICATION 18 isoform X1, protein MTSDHSLPLLQPALHEEEEGGGGEPSIARRLTWWQKVLDEEEAKKQVLFSMPMILTNLFYYGILLASVMFAGHLDELDLAGATLANSWATVTGFAFMTGLSGALETLCGQGFGAKLYRTLGIHLQASCIVSLFFSILISILWFFTEPVLILLHQDTQISKTAALYMKFLIPGIFAYGFLQNILRFLQTQSIVLPLVILSVVPFVIHIGIAYALVHWTVLGFEGAPLAASISLWLSVFMLAIYVTCSKRCKNSWEGISFESFSYIFTNLRLALPSAAMVCLEYWAFEILVLLAGLMKNSETTTSLIAMCVNTETIAYMITYGLSAAASTRVSNELGADNTDRAKNAMAVTLKLSILLAVAFVLALAFGHSVWAGLFSDSSSIITEFGSMTPLLAISITLDSVQGVLSGVARGCGWQHLAVYVNLVTFFCMGVPIAVLLGFKLNLNVKGLWIGLICGLSSQTATLLVITLRTKWSRMDLSVDMDKEDPRIPYQT, encoded by the exons ATGACTTCAGATCATTCCTTGCCCCTGCTTCAACCTGCTcttcatgaagaagaagaaggaggaggaggagaacccTCCATCGCAAGGAGACTCACATGGTGGCAAAAGGTGTTGGACGAGGAAGAAGCCAAGAAGCAAGTGCTGTTCTCGATGCCCATGATCCTTACCAACCTTTTCTACTACGGGATCCTTTTGGCCTCCGTCATGTTCGCCGGCCACCTCGacgagctcgacctcgccggtgcCACCCTTGCCAACTCCTGGGCCACCGTCACCGGCTTCGCCTTCATG ACCGGCTTGAGTGGAGCACTTGAAACTCTATGCGGACAAGGATTTGGAGCAAAGTTATATCGAACATTGGGAATTCATCTGCAAGCTTCCTGCATTGTATCATTGTTCTTCTCCATCCTAATCTCCATACTTTGGTTCTTCACCGAGCCTGTATTGATCCTGCTTCATCAAGATACGCAAATTTCGAAAACAGCAGCTCTCTACATGAAATTCCTCATCCCGGGAATTTTCGCATATGGGTTTCTGCAGAATATCCTGAGGTTCCTACAGACGCAAAGTATTGTATTACCACTGGTGATTCTCTCGGTTGTTCCGTTTGTTATTCACATAGGCATTGCGTATGCCTTGGTCCACTGGACAGTGCTGGGTTTCGAGGGAGCTCCTTTGGCtgcttcaatttctttgtggcTCTCAGTTTTTATGTTGGCCATTTACGTGACTTGTTCAAAGCGATGCAAGAATTCGTGGGAAGGAATTTCGTTCGAGTCATTCAGCTACATCTTCACTAATTTGAGATTGGCATTGCCTTCGGCTGCAATGGTTTG CTTGGAATATTGGGCCTTCGAGATTCTGGTTTTACTAGCAGGACTAATGAAGAACTCCGAAACAACTACTTCCTTGATTGCGATGTG tgtgAACACGGAAACTATTGCTTACATGATTACATATGGACTCAGCGCTGCGGCGAG CACAAGGGTGTCCAATGAGTTGGGAGCCGACAACACTGACCGAGCAAAGAACGCAATGGCTGTGACGCTTAAGCTCTCTATCTTGCTAGCAGTAGCATTTGTACTGGCTTTAGCCTTCGGACACAGCGTTTGGGCGGGCCTGTTCAGCGACAGCAGCTCCATCATAACAGAATTCGGCTCGATGACGCCCTTGCTTGCCATCTCCATCACGCTTGATTCTGTCCAAGGGGTCTTATCAG GGGTGGCTCGGGGATGTGGGTGGCAGCATCTAGCCGTGTACGTCAACTTGGTGACTTTCTTCTGCATGGGGGTTCCGATTGCGGTCCTTCTCGGGTTCAAGTTGAATCTAAATGTCAAG GGTTTGTGGATAGGCCTGATCTGTGGTCTCTCCTCGCAAACTGCCACACTCCTGGTGATCACCCTCCGGACAAAGTGGAGCAGAATGGATCTCTCGGTCGACATGGATAAGGAAGATCCTCGTATCCCGTATCAAACATAG